The Humulus lupulus chromosome 3, drHumLupu1.1, whole genome shotgun sequence genome window below encodes:
- the LOC133823752 gene encoding stemmadenine O-acetyltransferase-like has product MRTEVEVEVISNEIITPSSPTPSHLRHYQLSYLDQISPQTYNPLVLFYELDDDYQDHHNGSINIDQISNKIKNSLSEVLTLYYPLAGRVKNNRFVDCNDEGIPYSVARVKSPSHLSDAINNPLPKELNKFLPFNELYPLNEFPLGVQLNIFERGGVAVSLCLSHQLGDALSCIMFVKSWAAIARGQGDRVVRPEFVSAELFPPVDVLKYDPNATITKNVISKRFVFEAKTIEAIRLNYEEKTRLEGERRPSRVEALSAFIWTRFVAATTSNNVDEHHSAESVSVYSVFHPVNLRPKLNPPLPDHSFGNLYRWGFSLYPMSSSSAIDTSFSCDEYGCEAVRKIREGIRKVDNDFLRKVQQGEEEHFDFILEYAKELYMMGGELRFFSFTSLCRFPLYDADFGWGKPLWVSSASLTFSNFVALMDSRNGNGIEAYIGLKEDQMATLEADQDFLNALSPTVCYT; this is encoded by the coding sequence ATGAGAACCGAGGTTGAAGTTGAAGTAATCTCCAATGAGATTATCACGCCCTCCTCTCCAACCCCAAGCCATCTTCGCCATTATCAGCTATCCTACCTTGACCAAATATCTCCCCAAACTTACAATCCTTTAGTCTTGTTCTATGAATTAGACGATGATTATCAAGATCATCACAATGGCTCCATCAATATCGATCAAATATCCAACAAGATTAAGAATTCTTTATCAGAGGTTTTAACTCTTTACTACCCTCTAGCCGGCCGAGTGAAGAACAACCGATTCGTTGACTGTAACGATGAGGGAATTCCCTACTCAGTAGCCCGAGTCAAGTCCCCGTCTCATCTTTCCGATGCCATAAACAATCCACTTCCTAAAGAACTCAATAAGTTTCTTCCATTTAATGAACTCTATCCATTAAACGAATTTCCCTTGGGCGTCCAACTCAACATCTTCGAACGTGGCGGTGTCGCTGTCAGCTTATGCCTTTCGCACCAGCTCGGCGATGCATTATCTTGCATCATGTTCGTAAAATCTTGGGCCGCCATCGCTCGTGGACAAGGCGATCGAGTAGTTCGCCCTGAGTTTGTTTCAGCAGAGTTATTTCCACCGGTGGATGTTCTCAAGTACGATCCAAACGCAACTATCACTAAAAATGTCATATCAAAGAGGTTTGTGTTTGAAGCCAAAACGATCGAGGCTATCAGGTTAAATTACGAGGAGAAAACACGTTTGGAAGGCGAGAGACGACCGTCACGAGTGGAGGCCTTATCTGCTTTCATATGGACTCGTTTTGTGGCTGCAACCACCAGCAACAACGTCGACGAACACCACTCCGCCGAATCAGTGAGCGTGTACTCTGTGTTTCATCCCGTAAATCTTCGTCCAAAGCTTAACCCGCCACTGCCTGATCACTCATTCGGAAACCTTTATCGGTGGGGCTTTTCATTGTACCCGATGTCATCATCATCGGCCATAGATACTTCTTTTTCATGCGATGAGTACGGTTGTGAAGCGGTGAGGAAAATAAGAGAAGGGATAAGAAAGGTGGACAATGATTTCTTGAGAAAGGTTCAACAAGGAGAAGAAGAACACTTTGATTTCATCCTGGAATATGCAAAAGAGTTGTATATGATGGGAGGAGAGTTGAGATTTTTTAGCTTCACCAGTCTGTGTAGGTTTCCTCTTTATGATGCTGACTTTGGTTGGGGCAAACCATTATGGGTCAGCTCAGCTTCGCTGACTTTTAGTAATTTTGTTGCCCTGATGGACTCTAGAAATGGTAATGGAATTGAAGCTTATATTGGATTAAAGGAGGATCAGATGGCTACGCTTGAAGCTGACCAGGACTTTCTTAATGCCCTTTCTCCAACCGTATGCTATACCTAA